A genome region from Schlesneria paludicola DSM 18645 includes the following:
- a CDS encoding DUF1549 domain-containing protein, producing MLNQRAIVSSFLLYAIGTVVLACAARCDAADISFRNDVMAVLSKAGCNLGTCHGNARGKGGFQISLRGQDPDADYLVLTHDLFGRRTNSGDPDRSLLLLKPSMQMAHEGGKRFSIDSPEYQILREWISVGMPDDLKDRAQLVKLDVTPQEVYLSAADGVLSDSATGWRQQVIATARFSDGTVRDVSSVAVYETSRPIAEVSHDGLVTGHTVGETTVLVRFLNQQTPVRIAFLPTRADVTWSGPEPANFVDELVFAKLKQLQMNPSPVCDDATFIRRLSLDLLGHPPSADEARRFVADRSLNKRETVINDMLERPEFAEWWALKWADLLRLEEKTLDQKGVENFHAWLRDAFVHGKPLDQFAREIVAGRGSTYEVPPANFYRALRTPFERSEAVGQLFLGVRLQCSKCHNHPFDQWTQDDYYSWGNVFARVDYKILENRRRDSNDKHEFDGEQIVFLNETGEAKDPRTNRARAPKFLGDAAPLNAAQDPLVELGNWLTDAQHDRFVQMLANRTWQQVMGMGIVDPVDDFRATNPASNPQLLQTLAKRMANGDSLHSSAVSVTAHASDSRSARANGAFDLRSYLRVILNSKVYQLSSEANETNQSDEINFSRAIVRRHSAEQLLDSISQVLELPLQFSRVPSGRRAAQLPGVTGTRSNSLTDADRFLKLFGKPPRLQSCDCERSDETTLGQTFQLVSGGLINQMLAHKGNRLDKLLASNQTTGEMITDLYWATLTRPPADEELQAAMSYLARATSPRTAFEDLMWGLFNSNEFLLRR from the coding sequence GTGTTGAATCAGCGAGCAATTGTATCCAGTTTCTTGTTGTACGCGATCGGAACCGTTGTGCTTGCATGCGCAGCGAGGTGCGATGCGGCCGACATCTCGTTTCGCAACGATGTGATGGCGGTCCTTTCGAAGGCGGGCTGCAATCTGGGGACCTGTCACGGAAACGCACGTGGCAAAGGCGGGTTTCAGATCTCGTTGCGAGGACAAGATCCCGATGCGGATTATCTAGTCCTAACGCACGATTTGTTCGGACGCAGAACGAATAGTGGCGACCCTGATCGCAGCCTGCTCCTCCTCAAACCGTCGATGCAAATGGCGCATGAGGGGGGAAAACGATTTAGCATCGATTCGCCCGAATATCAAATTCTTCGCGAATGGATCTCGGTGGGCATGCCAGATGATCTGAAAGACCGCGCGCAACTTGTCAAACTGGATGTCACCCCTCAAGAAGTCTATTTGTCCGCCGCAGATGGAGTGCTTTCGGATTCCGCCACTGGCTGGCGACAGCAGGTGATCGCAACCGCGCGATTCTCGGATGGGACGGTCCGCGATGTTTCGTCAGTCGCGGTCTATGAGACTTCCCGCCCCATTGCCGAGGTTTCGCACGATGGTCTGGTTACAGGTCATACCGTCGGGGAAACGACGGTATTGGTTCGGTTTCTCAACCAGCAAACTCCTGTACGAATCGCGTTCCTACCCACCCGTGCCGATGTGACATGGTCTGGTCCTGAACCGGCGAATTTTGTCGACGAACTTGTTTTCGCGAAATTGAAACAACTTCAGATGAACCCCTCACCGGTTTGTGATGATGCGACATTCATTCGTCGGTTGAGTCTGGACCTGTTGGGGCATCCTCCGTCAGCGGACGAGGCGCGACGTTTTGTCGCTGATCGATCGTTGAATAAACGCGAGACCGTGATCAACGACATGTTGGAACGGCCCGAGTTCGCCGAATGGTGGGCGCTCAAGTGGGCCGATCTGTTGCGACTTGAAGAGAAAACACTCGATCAAAAAGGTGTCGAGAACTTTCATGCATGGCTGCGTGATGCGTTTGTTCATGGCAAGCCCTTGGATCAGTTCGCACGTGAAATCGTCGCAGGTCGAGGTAGTACCTACGAAGTCCCACCTGCAAACTTTTATCGCGCGTTGCGCACTCCGTTTGAACGATCCGAAGCGGTCGGACAACTGTTTCTGGGTGTCCGTCTCCAATGCTCCAAATGTCACAATCATCCGTTCGATCAGTGGACGCAGGATGACTACTACAGTTGGGGAAATGTGTTTGCGCGGGTCGATTACAAGATTCTCGAGAATCGACGTCGCGACTCGAACGACAAGCATGAGTTCGACGGTGAGCAGATCGTCTTTTTGAACGAAACGGGTGAAGCCAAAGATCCGCGAACCAATCGTGCGCGTGCTCCGAAGTTTCTCGGAGACGCCGCGCCATTGAATGCGGCTCAAGATCCCTTGGTCGAACTGGGGAACTGGCTGACCGATGCGCAGCATGATCGATTCGTACAGATGTTGGCCAACCGCACCTGGCAGCAAGTGATGGGAATGGGGATCGTCGATCCGGTCGACGATTTCCGGGCAACGAACCCCGCTTCGAATCCGCAACTGCTTCAAACGCTGGCAAAGAGAATGGCGAATGGTGACTCGTTGCATTCGTCCGCCGTATCTGTGACCGCGCACGCTTCGGATTCTCGTTCGGCGCGTGCCAACGGGGCATTCGATTTACGCAGTTACTTGCGTGTTATTCTCAATTCAAAGGTTTACCAACTTTCATCGGAAGCCAACGAAACGAATCAGTCTGATGAAATCAATTTCAGTCGGGCCATCGTGCGGCGGCATTCGGCGGAACAGTTACTCGATTCAATCAGTCAGGTCCTCGAGCTTCCGTTGCAGTTTTCGCGAGTTCCTTCTGGCCGTCGTGCTGCGCAGTTGCCGGGGGTTACCGGAACTCGCAGTAATTCGCTCACCGATGCCGATCGATTCTTGAAGTTGTTTGGCAAACCCCCGCGCCTGCAGTCGTGCGACTGCGAACGTTCTGATGAAACCACTTTGGGCCAGACGTTTCAACTGGTCAGTGGTGGGTTAATCAATCAGATGCTGGCGCACAAAGGAAATCGTCTCGACAAATTGCTGGCGTCCAATCAGACCACCGGTGAAATGATCACAGATCTCTATTGGGCAACCTTGACTCGTCCGCCAGCCGACGAAGAACTGCAAGCAGCGATGAGCTATTTGGCTCGGGCGACCAGTCCTCGGACTGCGTTTGAGGATCTGATGTGGGGCCTGTTCAACTCGAACGAGTTTCTGTTGAGGCGATAG
- a CDS encoding S53 family peptidase → MPNQFKSWLRSFSAPVRRKRRLPARPAMAAKVEMLESRQLLSADPIPLAVVINSPTSTAAGVSTITPSQVASVYGFTQSGANQTIAIVEAYRQPNLLTDVAAFSTAFGLQQFNVSGGPSLQVLNQAGGTTVTAGIDATGAWGRQTSMDVQWAHAMAPNANIIVVQANSNLDADIWAAVNTARGLAGVSVVSMSFGATDSSALQAAHDSTLKTPSGHSGVTFVAATGNAGTALYPAMSSNVVAVGGTSWGLNSSNAYTSEATWDDAFGATGSGVSATEARPGYQENITPLPAFRSAPDIAMMSTIKTSTGVVKGVPVYDSYDNGASTPWVGLGGTGLSASLFSAFIAGANQVRATYLAPLDGPSQLLPKLYFSASSNYNDITTGSTHVGGTVTSAGAGYDRATGFGTPTSNLTTTLGNYSPPLLYQNSTVQFPLGSPTPVTVNPKLTLADFSSSVVTDATLVQSATFSITNYVAGDTLAFTNVPATMGNITGSVSAGILTLTSAGHAATLSNWNAALKAVTYICTNTTSSVPTTPRTLAVAVYNGTSYSNTVSSSINLYGIVEPGAGTTYTALGSAVPISTDLVVVDTAYNLTSATVSFYAGTLYGHNYTYTNGNDFLTYTNTTGATGISGTFNNVTGVLTLVPSGPGVTSLPPSYFQAALRTVGYMDTTVGSSVYRAVSYHFYDTAVNSSTNTMQFVTITGGGPPVISLGSTSAISYTRGAAPVVVNSTVSVSDPGSLYLTSASLRIFAGFNAADVLSFVDTSYIHGSYVGDVLTLTCNPGYTSLPIALFASALNSITFSTSSGVGPRAFTFSVTDAQGQVASTNLLGAPQINVV, encoded by the coding sequence GTGCCCAATCAGTTTAAGTCTTGGTTGCGATCGTTTTCCGCGCCAGTCCGAAGAAAGCGCCGGCTACCGGCGCGTCCGGCGATGGCGGCAAAAGTGGAAATGCTCGAGTCGCGCCAGTTGCTGTCCGCTGACCCTATTCCGCTCGCTGTCGTGATCAACTCTCCCACGAGTACTGCAGCCGGTGTCTCAACCATCACCCCATCTCAAGTGGCCTCTGTCTATGGATTCACACAATCGGGTGCCAACCAGACGATTGCGATTGTTGAAGCCTACAGACAGCCGAATTTGCTCACCGACGTGGCCGCATTCAGCACCGCGTTTGGTTTGCAGCAATTTAATGTGTCGGGCGGTCCGTCCTTACAGGTTCTCAATCAAGCCGGAGGGACCACCGTAACGGCCGGAATCGACGCGACGGGAGCATGGGGACGCCAAACGTCTATGGATGTGCAATGGGCCCATGCGATGGCGCCCAATGCAAACATCATCGTCGTTCAGGCAAACTCAAATTTGGACGCCGATATCTGGGCGGCCGTGAATACGGCTCGAGGTTTGGCTGGTGTGTCAGTGGTCTCAATGAGTTTTGGAGCAACGGACAGTTCAGCTCTCCAGGCCGCCCACGACTCGACGTTGAAAACACCTTCGGGCCACTCGGGGGTCACGTTCGTGGCGGCTACCGGCAATGCCGGTACAGCTCTATATCCAGCAATGTCATCGAATGTCGTCGCGGTCGGTGGCACGAGCTGGGGTTTGAATTCCAGCAATGCCTACACCTCGGAAGCGACTTGGGACGACGCCTTTGGAGCCACCGGCAGCGGGGTAAGTGCCACTGAGGCGCGACCAGGATACCAGGAAAACATCACCCCACTGCCAGCGTTTCGAAGCGCCCCTGACATCGCGATGATGTCGACGATCAAAACATCGACGGGTGTTGTGAAAGGGGTTCCCGTCTATGATTCGTACGACAATGGAGCCTCGACTCCGTGGGTTGGGCTGGGCGGTACCGGACTCTCTGCATCGCTGTTCTCAGCTTTCATTGCCGGAGCAAATCAGGTGCGCGCGACTTATCTCGCTCCACTGGATGGTCCGTCACAGCTGTTACCAAAACTCTATTTCTCGGCGAGTTCGAATTACAATGACATTACCACCGGGTCAACTCACGTCGGAGGGACAGTGACTTCCGCTGGCGCCGGCTATGACAGGGCGACCGGATTCGGAACACCCACGAGCAATTTGACGACGACACTAGGGAACTACTCCCCCCCACTGTTGTACCAGAATAGCACCGTGCAATTCCCACTAGGGTCCCCAACGCCTGTGACAGTGAATCCAAAGCTAACGTTGGCCGACTTCTCCTCATCGGTCGTGACAGACGCCACGTTGGTCCAAAGCGCGACGTTTTCGATCACGAACTACGTCGCGGGTGATACGCTCGCCTTTACGAATGTTCCTGCAACGATGGGGAACATTACCGGAAGCGTAAGTGCAGGGATTTTGACCCTGACATCGGCAGGTCATGCGGCGACGCTCTCCAATTGGAATGCGGCATTGAAGGCCGTCACCTACATTTGTACGAATACGACCAGCAGCGTGCCAACCACGCCTCGGACCTTGGCAGTCGCTGTCTACAACGGAACGTCATACAGCAATACTGTTTCAAGCTCCATCAACTTGTATGGGATTGTGGAGCCTGGAGCTGGCACGACCTACACCGCGCTCGGTAGTGCCGTTCCGATTTCAACAGATCTCGTCGTCGTGGATACCGCGTATAATCTCACGTCGGCGACGGTTTCCTTTTATGCAGGGACCCTCTACGGTCATAATTACACCTACACGAACGGAAACGATTTTCTGACGTATACCAACACGACTGGTGCGACCGGAATTTCAGGGACATTTAATAACGTAACCGGTGTGTTGACGCTTGTCCCTTCAGGGCCCGGAGTGACTTCGCTGCCACCATCCTATTTTCAAGCAGCCCTCCGCACTGTCGGGTATATGGACACTACGGTCGGAAGCAGTGTCTACCGGGCCGTGAGCTATCATTTCTATGACACAGCCGTGAATAGCAGCACGAACACGATGCAGTTTGTGACCATAACGGGCGGTGGCCCACCAGTGATCAGCCTGGGAAGCACGAGTGCGATTTCGTACACTCGTGGCGCTGCCCCGGTCGTGGTCAACTCAACCGTCTCCGTATCCGATCCAGGGAGTTTGTATCTCACTTCCGCGAGTCTTCGAATTTTTGCAGGGTTTAACGCAGCCGATGTATTGAGTTTCGTCGATACCTCGTACATCCATGGTTCTTACGTCGGCGACGTCCTAACGCTGACATGCAATCCAGGGTACACTTCGTTGCCGATTGCACTGTTTGCCAGCGCACTGAACAGTATCACCTTCTCGACCAGTTCCGGCGTAGGACCTCGGGCATTCACATTTTCCGTGACGGATGCACAAGGCCAAGTTGCCAGCACTAACCTCCTTGGTGCGCCTCAAATCAACGTCGTCTGA
- a CDS encoding DUF1501 domain-containing protein produces the protein MSSIGLNQIPRRTALQIGGMGLFGLTMPRLLHAGDLTDAKPARAKSVIFLYQFGGPSHLDTFDPKPNAPDGIRSHYGVIETTSPGIQICDRLPQTSLVMNDVTLVRTVHHNMKNHNPAAYYALTGHAPPLDDIRLRDTQDLFPAYGSVVDRLAPNVNGLPTFVAFPHVLRDGEITPGQHASFLGKGHDPLLVTSDPNDKRFSLPELSLPNDLTVERLQSRREIQKLVNRQIQQLEQSPAARGLNAYYERTLGMLNSSKVRDAFNLEAEPQSVRDRYGRTTYGQSCLLARRLVEAGVKFVNVYFSNTIGGRTNEGGWDTHGFDNTRMYPILSDYQLPLTEQTLPTLITDLKERGLFDDTLIVWMGEFGRTPRLNANISRDHWPQCYTALLAGGGAKRGHVHGASDKHGAYPDRDPVPLEDLMATVFELIGINPQTEVHDKLNRPLPISTGRPVTGIMA, from the coding sequence ATGTCATCGATTGGCTTGAATCAGATTCCACGGCGAACGGCACTGCAGATCGGCGGAATGGGCCTCTTTGGGTTGACGATGCCGAGACTGCTTCATGCCGGCGACTTGACGGATGCCAAGCCGGCAAGAGCAAAATCGGTCATCTTTCTTTATCAGTTCGGCGGCCCCAGTCATCTGGATACATTCGATCCCAAGCCCAATGCTCCGGACGGGATTCGTAGTCACTATGGGGTCATTGAAACTACTTCGCCAGGGATTCAGATCTGTGATCGCCTGCCCCAGACCTCGCTTGTGATGAACGATGTGACGCTTGTGCGAACCGTTCATCATAACATGAAGAACCACAATCCGGCGGCCTACTACGCACTAACAGGCCACGCGCCGCCGCTCGACGACATTCGATTGCGCGATACTCAGGATCTCTTTCCGGCCTACGGATCTGTCGTGGATCGGTTGGCCCCCAATGTGAACGGGCTGCCGACGTTCGTCGCGTTTCCGCATGTTCTGCGCGATGGTGAAATCACTCCCGGTCAGCACGCCAGCTTTCTTGGCAAGGGGCATGATCCGTTGTTGGTCACGTCTGATCCCAACGACAAACGTTTCTCGTTGCCGGAACTGAGTCTTCCGAATGACTTGACCGTAGAACGGCTGCAGAGTCGTCGTGAAATTCAGAAGCTCGTCAATCGTCAGATTCAGCAACTCGAACAATCGCCAGCGGCGCGTGGGCTTAATGCCTACTATGAACGAACGCTGGGGATGCTGAATTCGTCGAAGGTGCGGGATGCGTTCAACCTCGAGGCAGAACCGCAGTCGGTGCGCGATCGCTATGGCCGAACGACCTACGGGCAGAGTTGCCTTTTGGCACGCCGCCTGGTCGAAGCCGGTGTGAAGTTCGTGAATGTCTACTTCTCAAATACAATTGGTGGCCGGACAAATGAAGGCGGCTGGGACACACATGGTTTCGACAATACGCGTATGTATCCCATTCTGTCCGACTATCAGTTGCCGTTGACCGAGCAGACACTGCCCACCTTGATCACCGACTTGAAAGAACGCGGATTGTTCGATGACACGTTAATTGTGTGGATGGGTGAATTTGGTCGCACGCCCCGGCTGAATGCGAATATCAGTCGAGACCATTGGCCGCAGTGCTACACGGCACTGCTGGCGGGCGGCGGTGCCAAACGTGGACACGTGCATGGCGCGTCCGACAAGCATGGAGCCTACCCTGACCGAGATCCTGTGCCGCTCGAAGATCTGATGGCGACTGTCTTCGAACTGATCGGGATTAATCCTCAAACCGAAGTTCATGACAAACTGAATCGGCCCTTGCCCATTTCAACTGGCCGACCTGTCACGGGGATCATGGCATAG
- a CDS encoding beta strand repeat-containing protein: MVIRFRSNSFRTLIFAGLFLVPVMLIWISTVLVHAAEDDDDGVPPQPVGPERVAEEADIFRERARETTRRERQEAKKKKKTPKAPTASQMFLFSSTAPSDVTDGFGLISRGGHLGGKTFGRNDSITPLEVLPYVLQDEHFFFADVRGFVSNRSLGGGNLGVGYRNLREDYNAWYGGSFWYDADDTSSKLFHQVGLSFEGLIQNFEMRSNVYLPITTSQTISNSISSASIVGNQLLFGRSVNDATALRGVDGEIGYSLPIQDRHTLRGFVGFYHFDGGPSGGVNGFRARAEAVVHNGATAQVMFTNDKLYGSNVMVGLQLQFPFGNNHPTSGWKRNTPSPFRFVERNYNVILDHQVSNLGNQVAIDPKTGLPYNIQQVYVPANGGAPQSNASPTRDGTTTNPWTSIADAQAAGGNVIIVQSGSILSESVTLTSGQHLFGQGNYIQNLAVAGGGYVQVPLQGDSTQTGSVQSPMFSNVNGNAITLAHDTEVAGFTFSGTSGHGIYGNNVGNVSMHDLKFISTGGDSIHMQNSSGTVSMYNVQINGASGNGIVFDGGNANIDYVGTGNTVTAQGDGLVLSNLTGGTVKLSNYTAKATGGAGLRMDNVGTDIIASNLTTIDTLGPAVAITGTTGKSAVVNGTTTTVYNTYNFVGNTVISNPKGAGFTTNGTDAAINIANLNVTSTASSPAVSLVNNSANAITINNMTLNTNNGKGLYAVGLNLLKINGGTITSVNAPAVEIQGSTINTTFNSISANGGPFGISLTQSSGLFTVQGGGNYGSGGLIQNTTTGVLIKSFGTANLNWMNFATNGTAIQSTASAQLNLTGLQIATSTGYAIDSLDDSVLTLSSSVLSGNGAIGGGTIRVRADAQGTFMSKIAGNTITDTNGTAILLASAPSGSGASLASTIQSNTITSYRGGAAIIGVNWSGPASLTISNNALYAQASSMTGIQVNQSSTADSLVMNAAGNSVTFGSVANSGTGISIIAAGTSQLQVATNNIDFKATGGTGLRFALGGTSTDYIGGNIITDEAGGATGMLFDTVAANSRMQIDGNTINLLASDLTTHQGIIFTSVTPTIQFIGTANNLIYNTTSLQTTFSIPVNSATGGFYINGSLVQ, translated from the coding sequence ATGGTGATTCGATTTCGCTCGAACTCGTTTCGAACGCTGATTTTTGCCGGCTTGTTCTTGGTTCCGGTGATGCTGATCTGGATCAGCACCGTTCTCGTACACGCCGCGGAAGACGACGATGACGGCGTTCCGCCCCAACCCGTTGGGCCGGAACGAGTCGCCGAGGAAGCCGACATCTTCAGAGAACGGGCGCGTGAAACCACCCGACGGGAACGTCAGGAAGCGAAGAAGAAGAAAAAGACTCCGAAAGCCCCGACGGCGTCCCAAATGTTCTTGTTTTCGTCGACAGCCCCCTCCGATGTCACCGACGGATTCGGACTGATTAGTCGCGGTGGGCATCTTGGCGGAAAGACGTTCGGACGAAACGACTCGATCACACCACTCGAAGTCTTGCCCTATGTCTTGCAGGATGAACACTTCTTTTTCGCAGACGTACGAGGGTTTGTGTCAAACCGTTCGCTGGGGGGCGGAAATCTTGGTGTCGGTTACCGAAATCTGCGTGAAGACTACAACGCCTGGTACGGCGGAAGCTTCTGGTACGACGCCGACGATACCTCTTCGAAGCTGTTCCATCAGGTTGGTTTGAGCTTCGAAGGTTTGATTCAGAACTTCGAAATGCGCTCGAACGTCTATCTACCAATTACGACATCGCAAACTATCTCGAACAGCATCAGCAGTGCCTCGATCGTTGGCAACCAACTGCTGTTTGGCCGCTCGGTCAACGATGCGACGGCACTTCGCGGGGTCGACGGTGAAATCGGGTACAGCTTACCAATCCAGGATCGTCATACGCTGCGCGGATTTGTGGGCTTCTACCACTTCGATGGCGGACCATCCGGCGGGGTGAACGGATTCAGAGCGCGTGCGGAAGCCGTCGTGCACAACGGCGCAACCGCTCAGGTGATGTTCACCAACGACAAGCTCTACGGCAGCAATGTGATGGTCGGCCTCCAGTTGCAGTTTCCATTCGGAAACAACCACCCGACCAGCGGTTGGAAACGAAATACCCCCTCGCCCTTCCGCTTTGTTGAACGCAACTACAACGTAATCCTGGATCACCAGGTGAGCAATCTGGGCAATCAGGTCGCCATCGATCCGAAGACTGGCCTACCGTACAACATCCAGCAAGTTTATGTCCCGGCGAATGGCGGAGCCCCGCAGTCAAACGCCAGCCCGACTCGCGATGGAACCACCACGAACCCCTGGACGTCGATCGCTGACGCTCAAGCCGCGGGCGGCAATGTGATCATCGTTCAAAGCGGCTCGATCCTAAGCGAATCTGTGACGCTGACGTCTGGTCAGCATCTATTCGGCCAGGGGAACTACATTCAGAATCTCGCGGTGGCTGGTGGTGGATACGTTCAGGTTCCGTTGCAGGGTGATTCCACACAAACAGGTTCCGTCCAATCACCCATGTTTTCCAACGTGAACGGAAATGCGATCACGTTGGCGCACGACACCGAGGTTGCCGGTTTCACCTTTTCGGGAACATCGGGCCACGGGATCTACGGCAACAATGTGGGAAATGTCTCGATGCATGACCTGAAATTCATCTCGACCGGCGGCGATTCGATTCACATGCAGAACAGTTCGGGAACGGTCTCGATGTATAACGTCCAGATCAACGGCGCGTCTGGCAACGGCATCGTCTTCGATGGCGGAAATGCGAACATCGACTATGTGGGCACAGGCAATACTGTAACGGCGCAAGGCGATGGACTGGTCCTTTCCAATCTGACTGGTGGGACTGTGAAGCTAAGCAACTATACCGCGAAAGCGACTGGCGGCGCCGGCCTGCGGATGGACAATGTTGGCACCGATATCATCGCCTCGAATTTGACTACGATCGACACCCTCGGCCCCGCGGTCGCCATTACGGGAACGACCGGAAAGTCGGCGGTCGTCAATGGAACAACCACCACCGTTTACAACACCTACAACTTTGTAGGAAACACCGTCATTTCGAATCCAAAAGGGGCCGGCTTTACCACCAATGGGACCGATGCCGCGATCAACATTGCAAACCTGAACGTGACATCGACTGCGTCTTCGCCAGCCGTGTCCCTGGTCAATAATTCGGCAAATGCGATCACCATTAACAATATGACGCTCAACACAAACAACGGAAAAGGCCTTTATGCGGTTGGCCTGAACCTGTTGAAAATTAACGGTGGTACGATCACCTCGGTGAATGCTCCCGCCGTTGAGATTCAAGGATCGACCATCAACACCACATTCAATTCGATTTCGGCAAACGGCGGACCATTCGGGATCAGCCTGACACAAAGCAGCGGTTTGTTCACCGTGCAAGGTGGAGGGAATTACGGTTCAGGCGGATTAATCCAAAACACCACGACCGGTGTCCTGATCAAATCGTTCGGAACCGCAAATCTGAATTGGATGAACTTTGCAACCAACGGTACGGCGATTCAGTCGACCGCCTCGGCCCAATTGAATCTCACGGGTCTGCAAATCGCCACTTCGACCGGTTACGCGATCGATTCGCTGGATGACTCGGTGCTCACGCTGTCCAGTTCGGTTCTGTCGGGTAACGGCGCGATCGGCGGCGGCACCATTCGAGTTCGCGCTGACGCCCAGGGAACATTCATGTCAAAGATCGCGGGCAACACGATCACCGATACCAACGGCACTGCGATCCTGCTTGCATCCGCCCCCTCAGGTTCAGGGGCATCACTCGCCTCGACAATTCAGTCGAACACCATCACCAGCTATCGTGGTGGCGCAGCAATCATTGGCGTGAACTGGTCGGGACCTGCCAGCCTGACAATTTCCAACAACGCACTCTACGCTCAAGCGTCTTCCATGACCGGCATTCAAGTCAACCAATCGTCAACTGCCGATTCGCTGGTCATGAACGCCGCTGGGAACTCGGTCACGTTCGGCTCTGTCGCAAATTCGGGAACAGGGATCTCGATCATTGCGGCGGGCACATCACAACTGCAAGTCGCGACGAACAATATCGATTTCAAGGCCACGGGTGGAACAGGACTTCGATTCGCCCTGGGAGGCACAAGCACCGACTACATCGGCGGGAACATCATTACAGACGAGGCCGGCGGTGCGACGGGGATGCTGTTTGACACAGTTGCGGCAAACTCCAGAATGCAGATCGATGGCAACACGATCAATCTTCTCGCCTCAGACTTGACCACGCACCAAGGAATCATCTTCACCTCGGTCACCCCGACGATCCAATTCATTGGAACGGCCAACAATTTGATTTACAACACGACCTCGCTGCAAACCACCTTCTCGATCCCCGTTAATTCGGCGACCGGCGGGTTCTACATCAACGGATCCCTCGTTCAGTGA